The following proteins come from a genomic window of Mammaliicoccus sp. Marseille-Q6498:
- the lpdA gene encoding dihydrolipoyl dehydrogenase encodes MVVGDFPIETDTIVIGAGPGGYVAAIRAAQLGQKVTIVEKGELGGVCLNVGCIPSKALLSASHRFHNAQHSEDMGVVAEKVSLNFEKVQEFKSGVVKKLTGGVAGLMKGNKIEVAKGEAYFVDENNLKVMTEKASQTYTFKNAIIATGSRPIEIPNFKFGKRVIDSTGALALQEVPKKLVVVGGGYIGSELGTAYANFGSEVTILEGAKDILGGFEKQMTQIVKKGLKAKGVEIVTEAMAKSAEETDNGVKVTYEAGGETKEIEADYVLVTVGRRPNTDELGLEELGLKMSDRGLVEVDEQSRTSIENIFAIGDIVAGPPLAHKASYEAKVAAEAISGEKSAVDYLGIPAVCFTEPELATVGHNEASAKEAGLEVKASKFPFAANGRALALNETAGFVKLVTLKENGLLVGAQVAGTGASDIIAELGLAIESGMTAEDVSLTIHAHPTLGEITMEAAEVALGTPIHTL; translated from the coding sequence ATGGTAGTTGGAGATTTTCCTATCGAAACAGATACAATAGTAATTGGCGCAGGTCCTGGTGGTTATGTTGCAGCAATCCGTGCAGCTCAATTAGGACAAAAAGTAACAATCGTTGAAAAAGGTGAATTAGGCGGAGTATGTTTAAACGTAGGTTGTATTCCTTCTAAAGCATTATTATCAGCATCACACCGTTTCCATAATGCACAACATTCAGAAGATATGGGTGTTGTTGCAGAGAAAGTTTCTTTAAACTTTGAAAAAGTTCAAGAATTCAAAAGCGGCGTAGTTAAGAAATTAACTGGTGGCGTAGCTGGATTAATGAAAGGTAATAAAATTGAAGTTGCTAAAGGTGAAGCTTACTTTGTAGACGAAAATAACTTAAAAGTTATGACTGAAAAAGCATCTCAAACTTATACTTTCAAAAATGCAATCATTGCAACAGGTTCACGTCCAATTGAAATTCCTAATTTCAAATTTGGCAAACGTGTTATTGATTCAACTGGTGCATTAGCACTTCAAGAAGTTCCAAAAAAATTAGTAGTAGTTGGTGGCGGATATATCGGTTCTGAACTAGGTACTGCATATGCTAACTTTGGATCAGAAGTAACAATCCTTGAAGGTGCTAAAGACATTTTAGGTGGATTTGAGAAACAAATGACTCAAATCGTTAAAAAAGGTCTTAAAGCTAAAGGCGTTGAAATTGTAACTGAAGCAATGGCTAAATCTGCTGAAGAAACAGATAATGGCGTGAAAGTTACTTATGAAGCAGGCGGAGAAACTAAAGAAATCGAAGCTGATTACGTATTAGTTACTGTAGGTCGTCGTCCAAATACTGATGAATTAGGTCTTGAAGAATTAGGCTTAAAAATGTCAGACCGCGGTTTAGTTGAAGTTGACGAACAAAGTCGTACTTCAATTGAAAACATTTTTGCAATCGGTGACATTGTTGCTGGACCTCCACTTGCACATAAAGCAAGTTACGAAGCTAAAGTTGCTGCTGAAGCAATTTCAGGCGAAAAATCAGCTGTAGATTACTTAGGTATTCCTGCAGTATGTTTCACTGAACCTGAATTAGCTACAGTAGGTCATAATGAAGCAAGCGCTAAAGAAGCTGGCTTAGAAGTTAAAGCTTCTAAATTCCCATTTGCTGCAAATGGTCGTGCTTTAGCATTAAACGAAACTGCTGGTTTTGTTAAATTAGTAACATTAAAAGAAAATGGATTATTAGTTGGTGCTCAAGTAGCTGGTACTGGCGCTTCAGATATTATTGCTGAATTAGGTTTAGCTATTGAATCTGGAATGACTGCTGAAGATGTTTCATTAACAATTCATGCACATCCAACATTAGGTGAAATCACTATGGAAGCTGCAGAAGTAGCATTAGGAACACCTATCCATACACTATAA
- a CDS encoding ABC transporter permease translates to MHKIKSLLLVPYMIWIVLFIIVPIIMIFYASLLDIHGHFSFENYKNFFTSSYLKMTLSSVWYAVIITFFCLLISYPLALALRSAKHKEILLLLIILPTWINLLLKTYAFIGILSHDGLLNKILNFFNVSSTDFLFTSTAFIIVSVYIYIPFMLLPIFNSMDEIPENLLQASRDLGANHFTTFRRVIMPLTFEGVKTGIQITFIPALSLFMITRLIAGNKVVNLGTAIQEQFLVTQNYGMGSTIAVFLILAMALILIITKSKSENKEV, encoded by the coding sequence ATGCATAAAATAAAATCTTTATTACTTGTACCTTATATGATTTGGATTGTGCTATTTATAATCGTACCTATAATTATGATTTTTTATGCATCATTGTTAGATATTCACGGTCATTTTTCATTTGAAAACTATAAAAATTTCTTCACAAGTAGTTATTTAAAAATGACATTAAGCTCGGTATGGTATGCGGTTATTATTACGTTCTTTTGTTTACTTATAAGCTATCCTTTAGCGCTTGCTTTACGTAGTGCAAAGCATAAGGAAATACTTTTATTGCTTATTATTTTACCAACATGGATTAATTTATTATTGAAGACTTATGCTTTTATAGGCATTTTAAGTCATGATGGTTTGTTGAATAAAATATTGAACTTTTTCAATGTATCTTCAACGGACTTTTTGTTCACGAGTACAGCGTTTATAATTGTTTCAGTATATATTTATATACCATTTATGTTACTTCCAATTTTTAATTCTATGGATGAAATACCTGAAAATTTATTACAGGCATCACGTGATTTAGGTGCGAATCATTTTACGACTTTTAGACGTGTTATTATGCCATTAACATTTGAAGGTGTTAAAACAGGCATTCAAATTACATTTATACCAGCATTATCATTATTTATGATTACACGATTAATAGCAGGGAACAAAGTTGTGAACTTAGGTACGGCAATTCAAGAACAGTTTTTAGTTACACAAAACTATGGAATGGGTTCAACAATTGCGGTGTTCTTAATTTTAGCAATGGCATTAATCTTAATCATTACGAAATCTAAATCTGAGAATAAGGAGGTATAG
- a CDS encoding XRE family transcriptional regulator, giving the protein MNIGEKLKNLRYQKNLTQEELGERTDLSKGYISQLERNLSSPSMETFLNILDVLGIEPSEFFNEKLYQARIHYPLKEQTLYDEYDEGYKIRWLVPDSNEFEMEPVIITLDAGAKYKLFAPSSSETFAYVKKGKITLKIGKQTYTAKKGECFYFKANEDHQFLNQTTNDSEVLIVATESYL; this is encoded by the coding sequence ATGAATATAGGAGAAAAACTTAAAAATTTAAGATATCAAAAAAATTTGACGCAAGAAGAATTGGGAGAAAGAACGGATTTATCTAAAGGATATATTTCGCAACTTGAACGTAACTTGTCTTCACCATCTATGGAAACTTTTTTGAATATATTAGATGTATTGGGCATTGAACCAAGTGAATTTTTTAATGAAAAATTATATCAAGCCCGTATACATTATCCTCTAAAAGAACAAACATTATATGATGAGTACGATGAAGGGTATAAAATAAGATGGCTAGTTCCTGATTCGAATGAATTTGAAATGGAACCAGTTATAATAACGCTTGATGCTGGCGCGAAGTATAAATTATTTGCACCATCGTCATCAGAAACTTTTGCATATGTTAAAAAAGGTAAAATCACTTTAAAAATAGGTAAACAAACTTATACAGCAAAAAAGGGAGAATGTTTCTATTTTAAAGCAAATGAAGATCATCAATTTTTAAATCAAACGACCAATGATTCAGAAGTGCTTATAGTTGCTACAGAATCGTACTTATAG
- the pdhA gene encoding pyruvate dehydrogenase (acetyl-transferring) E1 component subunit alpha, with amino-acid sequence MAPRKKAQFDAVATLEEIESNFEMVQVLDEEGNVVNNDLLPDLSDEELVELMERMVWTRVLDQRSISLNRQGRLGFYAPTAGQEASQLASHYALEKADYVLPGYRDVPQLIWHGLPLTKAFLFSRGHFIGNQFPEGVNALSPQIIIGAQFVQTAGVALGLKKRGKKNVAITYTGDGGSSQGDFYEGMNFASAYKAPAIFVIQNNNYAISTPRDKQTAAKTLAQKSVAVGIPGVLVDGMDALAVYAVTKQARDRAVNGDGPSLIETLTYRYGPHTMAGDDPTRYRTSDEDSDWEKKDPLVRFRKYLEAKNLWSEEKENEVMEKAKEEIKVAIKEADNTPKQKVTDLMENMYEEMPHNLAEQYEIYKEKESK; translated from the coding sequence ATGGCTCCGAGAAAAAAAGCCCAATTCGATGCAGTAGCGACTTTAGAAGAAATAGAGTCTAATTTTGAAATGGTTCAAGTTTTAGATGAAGAAGGAAATGTCGTAAATAATGATTTATTACCGGACTTATCAGACGAGGAACTTGTTGAATTAATGGAAAGAATGGTTTGGACACGTGTTCTTGATCAACGTTCTATTTCATTAAATAGACAAGGACGTTTAGGTTTCTATGCTCCTACAGCAGGACAAGAAGCTTCACAATTAGCTTCACACTATGCATTAGAGAAAGCAGATTATGTACTTCCAGGTTACCGTGATGTACCTCAATTAATTTGGCACGGTTTACCATTAACTAAAGCGTTCTTATTCTCACGTGGACACTTTATTGGTAACCAATTCCCAGAAGGCGTTAATGCATTAAGCCCTCAAATTATTATTGGTGCTCAGTTTGTACAAACTGCTGGTGTTGCACTAGGACTTAAAAAACGCGGTAAGAAAAATGTAGCAATTACTTATACTGGTGACGGTGGTTCATCACAAGGTGACTTCTATGAAGGTATGAACTTTGCTTCTGCTTATAAAGCACCTGCAATCTTTGTAATTCAAAATAATAACTATGCAATCTCTACTCCACGTGACAAGCAAACTGCAGCTAAAACATTAGCTCAAAAATCAGTTGCTGTCGGTATTCCTGGCGTATTAGTTGATGGTATGGATGCATTAGCAGTATATGCTGTTACTAAACAAGCTCGTGATCGTGCAGTTAATGGTGACGGACCTTCATTAATTGAAACATTAACTTACCGTTACGGACCACATACTATGGCTGGTGACGACCCAACTCGTTACAGAACTTCAGATGAAGATTCTGATTGGGAAAAGAAAGATCCATTAGTTCGTTTCAGAAAATATCTTGAAGCTAAAAACTTATGGTCAGAAGAAAAAGAAAACGAAGTTATGGAAAAAGCTAAAGAAGAAATTAAAGTAGCTATTAAAGAGGCAGATAATACACCTAAACAAAAAGTTACTGACTTAATGGAAAATATGTATGAAGAAATGCCTCATAACTTGGCTGAACAATATGAAATTTACAAAGAGAAGGAGTCGAAATAA
- a CDS encoding alpha-ketoacid dehydrogenase subunit beta, with amino-acid sequence MAQMTMIQAINNALQNELKRDEDVLLFGEDVGVNGGVFRATEGLQKEFGEDRVFDTPLAESGIGGLALGLTLEGYRPVMEIQFFGFVFEVMDSIAGQIARHRFRSGNSKTAPITIRAPFGGGVHTPELHADNLEGLMAQSPGLKVVIPSNPYDAKGLLISAIRSNDPVVYLEHMKLYRSFREEVPEEEYEVEIGKAKVKREGTDLTIITYGAMVQESLKAAEDLEKDGYSVEVIDLITVQPLDVETIVKSVEKTNRVIVVQEAQKQAGVAASVVAEISERAVLSLEAPVARVAAADTIYPFTQAESVWLPNKKDIVAQARETLEF; translated from the coding sequence ATGGCACAAATGACAATGATTCAAGCGATTAACAATGCGCTTCAAAACGAATTAAAAAGAGACGAAGATGTTCTATTATTCGGTGAAGACGTTGGTGTAAACGGCGGTGTATTCCGTGCAACAGAAGGTTTACAAAAAGAATTTGGCGAAGATCGTGTATTTGATACACCACTAGCAGAATCAGGTATTGGTGGTTTAGCTTTAGGTTTAACGCTTGAAGGTTACCGTCCTGTCATGGAAATCCAATTCTTTGGTTTCGTATTTGAAGTTATGGACTCAATTGCTGGACAAATTGCACGTCATCGTTTCCGTTCAGGTAACTCTAAAACAGCTCCAATAACAATCCGTGCGCCATTCGGTGGCGGTGTTCATACACCTGAATTACACGCTGATAACTTAGAAGGTTTAATGGCTCAATCACCAGGTTTGAAAGTTGTTATTCCTTCAAACCCATATGATGCTAAAGGACTTTTAATTTCAGCAATTCGTAGTAACGATCCTGTAGTTTATTTAGAACATATGAAATTATACCGTTCATTCCGTGAAGAAGTACCTGAAGAAGAGTACGAAGTGGAAATCGGTAAAGCTAAAGTTAAACGTGAAGGAACAGACTTAACTATCATCACTTACGGCGCAATGGTTCAAGAATCATTAAAAGCTGCTGAAGACTTAGAAAAAGATGGTTATTCAGTTGAAGTAATCGATTTAATTACGGTACAACCTTTAGATGTTGAAACAATCGTTAAATCTGTTGAAAAAACAAACCGTGTTATTGTAGTTCAAGAAGCTCAAAAACAAGCGGGTGTTGCAGCAAGTGTTGTAGCAGAAATTTCTGAAAGAGCTGTTCTTTCATTAGAAGCTCCAGTTGCACGTGTTGCAGCTGCTGACACTATTTATCCATTCACACAAGCTGAAAGTGTTTGGTTACCAAACAAAAAAGATATCGTAGCGCAAGCAAGAGAAACATTAGAATTTTAA
- a CDS encoding UPF0223 family protein, whose translation MEYSYPIDVDWSQEEIVQVVEFFNHIESAYETSVKKSEFERSYKNFKKIVPGKSDENNIYKEFKEASGYDGYKAVKALKDSQDGSNITVK comes from the coding sequence ATGGAATATAGTTACCCAATTGATGTCGACTGGTCTCAAGAAGAAATTGTTCAAGTTGTAGAATTTTTTAATCATATTGAATCTGCATACGAAACAAGTGTTAAAAAATCAGAGTTTGAAAGATCTTATAAAAATTTTAAAAAAATAGTTCCTGGTAAGTCTGATGAAAATAATATTTATAAAGAATTTAAAGAAGCAAGTGGTTATGACGGCTATAAAGCAGTCAAAGCGTTAAAAGATAGTCAAGACGGTTCAAACATTACAGTTAAATAA
- a CDS encoding ABC transporter permease, producing the protein MKLTGKLYFTIILAFLYLPIFFLIFYSFNGAGNMTHFKGFTFDHYMSVFQNKRLIVIIVNTIAIALLAASISTLIGICGAIGIYYMRNKKLKVGLLTLNNILMVSSDVVIGSSFLLLFTVVGHYTGMGLGFWSVLISHIAFCVPIVVLLVLPKLYDMNTSMIDAARDLGASSWQTLTKVIVPHILPGAIGGFFMALTYSLDDFTVSFFVTGSGFSVLSVEVYSMARKGITMEINAISTLLFVLVMGLILGYYFIKKGQQKRIDKRGGLLR; encoded by the coding sequence ATGAAATTAACTGGTAAATTATATTTTACAATCATATTAGCTTTTCTATACTTACCGATATTCTTTTTAATATTTTATTCATTTAATGGTGCGGGTAATATGACGCATTTTAAAGGATTTACTTTTGATCATTACATGTCAGTCTTTCAAAATAAGCGTTTAATTGTCATTATCGTTAATACAATTGCAATAGCGTTGCTTGCTGCAAGTATTTCTACACTTATAGGTATTTGCGGTGCAATAGGTATTTATTATATGAGAAATAAAAAATTAAAAGTAGGTTTGCTTACTTTAAATAATATTTTGATGGTCAGTTCAGATGTAGTAATCGGTTCATCATTCTTATTATTATTTACAGTTGTAGGTCATTATACAGGTATGGGACTTGGATTTTGGTCTGTACTTATTTCTCATATTGCATTTTGTGTGCCAATTGTCGTACTGCTTGTATTGCCAAAGCTATATGATATGAATACATCTATGATTGATGCTGCAAGAGATTTAGGCGCTTCTTCGTGGCAAACTTTAACTAAAGTAATTGTTCCACATATATTACCTGGTGCAATTGGTGGATTTTTTATGGCTTTGACGTATTCATTAGACGACTTTACAGTGAGTTTCTTTGTAACGGGTAGTGGATTTAGTGTACTTTCTGTAGAAGTATATTCTATGGCTAGAAAAGGTATCACAATGGAAATTAATGCAATTTCTACATTGTTGTTTGTTTTAGTTATGGGATTAATTTTAGGTTATTACTTCATTAAAAAAGGTCAGCAAAAAAGAATAGATAAAAGAGGAGGTCTATTACGATGA
- a CDS encoding ABC transporter substrate-binding protein: MKQLIQLIGISIVVGALLMLSTRLIDPPPSKGKKDVIYVYNWGEYIDPALTKKFEKETGIKVVYETFDSNEAMMAKIKNGGTSYDVAVPSEYTVQKMKKEKLLYPIDHNKIPNFKNIDKDFMNLPFDKGNKYSVPYFWGTVGILYNPEKTKGIDFNTWNSLWDKRLKDDVLVVDGAREGIGFGLNSMNESLNETNPTKLKKAENKLVDLAPNVRGVVGDEINTMMVQNESNVAVVWSGMAADIMNENDKLDFVVPKEGSNLWFDNLVIPKTAQNVEGAHKFINFLLDEKVGKQNTEWVGYATPNKESYKLLDKSVREDERFYPDSKLRNKLEVYQDLNKKDMSAYNEAFLKFKMSLK, from the coding sequence ATGAAACAATTAATTCAATTAATTGGTATTTCAATTGTAGTTGGGGCATTACTTATGCTTTCAACGAGATTGATAGATCCTCCACCATCAAAAGGTAAAAAAGATGTCATTTATGTTTATAACTGGGGTGAGTACATAGACCCTGCTTTAACTAAAAAGTTTGAAAAAGAAACAGGTATTAAAGTTGTATATGAAACGTTTGATTCAAATGAAGCGATGATGGCGAAAATCAAAAATGGCGGTACTTCATATGATGTTGCAGTACCGAGTGAATATACAGTTCAAAAAATGAAAAAAGAGAAGCTTCTTTATCCAATAGATCATAATAAAATACCTAATTTTAAAAATATAGATAAAGATTTCATGAATCTACCTTTTGATAAAGGAAATAAATATTCAGTGCCATATTTCTGGGGAACAGTAGGCATACTTTATAACCCTGAAAAGACAAAAGGTATCGACTTTAATACGTGGAATAGTCTTTGGGATAAACGTCTAAAAGATGATGTACTCGTTGTTGATGGTGCAAGAGAAGGAATTGGATTTGGTTTAAACAGTATGAATGAAAGTTTAAACGAAACAAATCCAACTAAACTTAAAAAAGCTGAAAATAAATTAGTAGATTTAGCTCCTAACGTAAGAGGTGTTGTAGGAGATGAAATCAACACGATGATGGTTCAAAACGAATCAAATGTTGCAGTAGTATGGAGTGGGATGGCTGCAGATATTATGAATGAAAATGATAAATTAGACTTTGTTGTACCTAAAGAAGGATCTAACTTATGGTTTGATAATTTAGTAATACCGAAAACAGCACAAAATGTTGAAGGTGCACATAAATTTATTAATTTCCTATTAGATGAAAAAGTAGGTAAACAAAATACTGAATGGGTTGGATACGCAACACCTAATAAAGAATCTTACAAATTGTTAGATAAAAGTGTAAGAGAAGATGAAAGATTCTATCCAGATTCAAAATTAAGAAATAAATTAGAAGTTTATCAAGACTTAAATAAAAAAGATATGTCAGCATATAATGAAGCATTTCTTAAATTTAAAATGTCATTAAAATAA
- a CDS encoding dihydrolipoamide acetyltransferase family protein, whose protein sequence is MSFEFKLPDIGEGIHEGEIVKWFVKAGDEIQEDDVLCEVQNDKSVVEIPSPVSGKIEEVMVEEGTVSVVGDTIVKIDSPDAEGLQFKGHDEDEEETKEEAPAEEAKEETTSEDTKSEEVDDSKRVIAMPSVRKFARDNDVNIKAVSGSGKNGRVLKEDVEAYLNGGSTSEQATTEETATQTSSEDTQAAQSAQVPEGEYPETREKIPAMRKAIAKAMVNSKHTAPHVTLMDEIDVQELWDHRKKFKEVAAEQGTKLTFLPYVVKALVSALKKYPALNTEFDEENGEIVHKHYYNVGIAADTDRGLLVPVVKNADHKSMFEISDEINELAVKARDGKLQGNEMKGATCTISNIGSAGGQWFTPVINHPEVAILGIGRIAQKPIVKDGEIIAAPVLSLSLSFDHRQIDGATGQNAMNHIKRLLNNPELLLMEG, encoded by the coding sequence GTGTCATTCGAATTTAAATTACCAGATATCGGTGAAGGTATCCACGAAGGTGAAATTGTAAAATGGTTTGTTAAAGCAGGAGACGAAATTCAAGAAGACGATGTATTATGTGAAGTACAAAATGATAAATCAGTCGTAGAAATTCCATCACCTGTTTCAGGGAAAATCGAAGAAGTAATGGTTGAAGAAGGTACTGTATCTGTTGTTGGTGATACAATCGTTAAAATTGATTCACCTGATGCAGAAGGGTTACAATTTAAAGGTCACGACGAAGACGAAGAAGAAACAAAAGAAGAAGCACCTGCAGAAGAAGCTAAAGAAGAAACAACTTCAGAAGATACTAAATCAGAAGAAGTTGACGATTCTAAACGTGTAATTGCTATGCCTTCAGTTCGTAAATTCGCTCGTGATAATGATGTAAACATTAAAGCAGTATCAGGTTCAGGTAAAAATGGACGTGTCTTAAAAGAAGACGTAGAAGCTTACTTAAATGGTGGTTCTACATCAGAACAAGCTACTACTGAAGAAACTGCAACACAAACTTCAAGTGAAGATACACAAGCAGCTCAATCAGCACAAGTGCCAGAAGGCGAATACCCAGAAACACGTGAGAAAATCCCAGCTATGCGTAAAGCAATTGCCAAAGCAATGGTTAACTCTAAACATACTGCTCCTCACGTAACATTAATGGATGAAATTGATGTTCAAGAATTATGGGATCACCGTAAAAAATTCAAAGAAGTTGCTGCTGAACAAGGTACTAAATTAACATTCTTACCATATGTTGTTAAAGCATTAGTATCAGCACTTAAGAAATACCCAGCATTAAACACTGAATTTGATGAAGAAAATGGTGAAATCGTTCATAAACATTACTATAATGTTGGTATAGCTGCAGATACTGATCGCGGTTTATTAGTACCAGTAGTTAAAAATGCTGATCATAAGTCAATGTTTGAGATTTCTGATGAAATCAATGAACTAGCTGTAAAAGCACGTGATGGCAAGTTACAAGGTAATGAAATGAAAGGCGCAACATGTACGATTAGTAATATTGGTTCAGCAGGTGGACAATGGTTCACTCCAGTAATCAACCATCCTGAAGTTGCTATTTTAGGTATTGGTCGTATTGCTCAAAAACCAATCGTTAAAGATGGCGAAATTATAGCAGCACCTGTATTATCATTATCATTAAGCTTTGACCACAGACAAATTGATGGTGCTACTGGTCAAAATGCTATGAACCATATTAAGAGATTATTAAATAATCCAGAATTATTATTAATGGAGGGGTAA
- a CDS encoding ABC transporter ATP-binding protein, translating to MKQPIIKFENISKNFNNTKVLDDISFEIEEGQFYTLLGPSGCGKTTILKLIAGFETPTSGNILFNNKIINEVTANNRKVNTVFQDYALFPHLNVYDNVAFGLKIKKLNKKDIQNKVKEALKLVKLEGYEDRKISEMSGGQKQRVAIARALANEPEVILLDEPLSALDLKLRTEMQYELRELQQRLGITFIFVTHDQEEALAMSDYIFVMKDGKIQQSGTPVDIYDEPVNRFVADFIGESNIVNGIMKKDYEVEMYGISYECVDAGFEQDAKVDVVIRPEDITITSESEGRISAVVDSQLFRGVHYEICCFDEQGNEWVIQTTQKATIGETVGLDFDSSAIHIMLPGETEEEFDRRIESYEDDDNA from the coding sequence ATGAAACAACCAATTATTAAATTTGAAAATATCTCTAAAAACTTTAACAATACTAAAGTATTAGATGATATAAGCTTTGAAATTGAAGAGGGACAATTTTATACATTATTAGGTCCGTCTGGATGTGGTAAAACTACGATTCTAAAATTAATAGCAGGCTTTGAAACACCTACAAGTGGAAACATTTTATTTAATAATAAAATAATTAATGAAGTTACTGCCAATAATAGAAAAGTTAATACAGTGTTCCAAGATTACGCATTGTTTCCTCATTTAAATGTATACGACAATGTGGCATTTGGTTTAAAAATAAAGAAATTAAACAAAAAAGATATTCAAAATAAAGTTAAAGAAGCATTGAAACTTGTTAAACTAGAAGGCTATGAAGATAGAAAAATATCAGAAATGAGTGGGGGACAAAAGCAACGTGTAGCAATTGCTAGAGCATTAGCAAACGAACCTGAAGTCATTCTACTAGATGAGCCTTTATCTGCATTAGATTTAAAATTAAGAACAGAAATGCAATATGAATTACGTGAATTACAACAAAGACTAGGCATTACTTTTATATTTGTAACACATGATCAAGAAGAAGCTTTAGCAATGAGCGATTACATATTTGTTATGAAAGACGGCAAAATTCAACAAAGTGGTACACCAGTCGATATTTATGATGAACCCGTAAATAGATTCGTTGCTGATTTTATAGGTGAATCTAATATTGTTAATGGCATCATGAAGAAAGACTATGAAGTAGAAATGTACGGTATTTCTTATGAATGTGTGGATGCTGGTTTTGAACAAGACGCTAAAGTAGATGTCGTCATTCGTCCTGAAGATATAACAATTACATCTGAAAGTGAAGGTCGTATATCTGCTGTTGTAGATTCACAATTATTTAGAGGTGTTCATTACGAAATTTGTTGTTTTGATGAGCAAGGTAATGAGTGGGTTATACAAACAACTCAAAAAGCAACAATAGGTGAAACAGTAGGATTAGACTTTGATTCTTCTGCAATTCATATTATGCTTCCTGGTGAAACAGAAGAAGAATTTGATCGTCGAATCGAAAGTTACGAGGATGATGACAATGCATAA
- a CDS encoding YkyA family protein: MIGKKLFVLALTSTVILTACGQSNESLESFYKKVEKANQKEKVIVELNEKMTSSEKDKVKKIEKLNKARGEDFKSTAKEITDGIKNREEIIDKEKKAMDESKEIFSSSNKDYKSIEGKEQQKEAKELKEALENKYKKHDKVVEGYKDILKAEKELFGYLSKNGATQEGADNRTKKLTEANKKIDEIVTDYQKQLQKVQSEKQDVSEIINK; the protein is encoded by the coding sequence ATGATTGGCAAGAAATTATTTGTACTAGCACTAACTTCAACTGTGATTTTAACAGCATGTGGTCAGTCTAATGAGTCACTTGAGTCTTTTTATAAAAAAGTAGAAAAGGCTAATCAAAAAGAAAAAGTCATCGTTGAATTAAATGAGAAAATGACTTCTTCAGAAAAAGATAAAGTTAAAAAAATAGAAAAGCTTAATAAAGCTAGAGGTGAAGATTTTAAATCAACCGCAAAAGAAATTACTGATGGCATAAAAAATAGAGAAGAAATTATAGATAAAGAGAAGAAAGCTATGGATGAATCAAAAGAAATTTTCAGTTCATCAAACAAAGATTACAAATCTATTGAAGGTAAAGAACAACAAAAAGAAGCAAAAGAGTTAAAAGAAGCGCTAGAAAATAAATATAAAAAGCATGACAAAGTTGTTGAAGGTTATAAAGATATATTGAAAGCTGAGAAAGAATTATTCGGTTATTTATCGAAAAATGGCGCGACTCAAGAGGGTGCAGATAATCGTACTAAGAAATTAACTGAGGCGAACAAAAAAATCGATGAAATCGTTACGGATTATCAAAAACAACTTCAGAAAGTACAAAGTGAAAAGCAAGATGTTTCAGAAATTATAAACAAGTAA